Proteins co-encoded in one Arachis stenosperma cultivar V10309 chromosome 7, arast.V10309.gnm1.PFL2, whole genome shotgun sequence genomic window:
- the LOC130941522 gene encoding uncharacterized protein LOC130941522 — translation MESNNIPIMAKKVWNMVRVVFFMLRRGISKGKLMMDLNMFLKRRRKLAGKAIYNLMFHHHHHSNNPNLQFSAPREYEFSCSNTPNNHYFFPIGKRHRNHNHHFFACTHAPPTLDDDVVTANALKAVLEILNNNNNNNNNDQVMMAMVEASPALPGFGRSPMVRQLRVTDSPFPLYNDDKDDHQVDKAAEEFIKRFYKELRKQD, via the coding sequence aTGGAAAGCAATAATATACCAATAATGGCAAAGAAAGTGTGGAACATGGTACGTGTAGTATTTTTCATGCTTAGAAGAGGCATATCAAAGGGAAAGCTCATGATGGATCTCAACATGTTCCTCAAGCGCCGCCGCAAGCTCGCCGGAAAAGCCATCTACAACCTCATGTTCCATCACCACCACCACTCAAACAACCCTAATCTACAGTTCTCCGCCCCAAGGGAGTACGAGTTCAGCTGCAGCAACACTCCCAACAACCACTACTTCTTCCCAATCGGCAAGCGCCACCGCAATCACAACCACCACTTCTTCGCATGCACTCACGCGCCACCCACTCTGGACGACGACGTGGTCACCGCGAACGCGCTCAAGGCGGTGTTGGAGATcttaaacaacaacaacaacaataataataatgatcaGGTGATGATGGCTATGGTGGAGGCTTCGCCGGCGCTTCCAGGGTTCGGGCGGAGTCCAATGGTGAGGCAGCTGAGAGTGACGGACTCGCCGTTTCCGCTTTATAACGACGACAAAGATGACCACCAGGTTGATAAGGCGGCGGAAGAGTTCATCAAGAGGTTCTACAAGGAGTTAAGGAAGCAAGATTAA
- the LOC130941747 gene encoding uncharacterized protein LOC130941747: MAPCGESFSNPNLCRNNIAKPPKQSLCNNNHIQRTFSDISFELAKEEINDLKTLTPISEVEDAKCECCGMSEECTPEYIGRVRAKFSGKFVCGLCSEAVKEELEKNGGKKEEALNSHINACVRFNKYGRAFPVLFQAEAMKAMLKKNKMEGRRAKSFNPRDTNNGPKIGSIARSSSCIPAITREINDLTLAN; encoded by the coding sequence ATGGCTCCCTGTGGAGAGAGTTTCTCAAACCCTAATTTGTGTAGGAACAACATTGCGAAGCCACCGAAGCAGTCACTATGTAATAATAATCATATTCAACGGACCTTCTCAGACATCTCGTTCGAGCTGGCGAAAGAAGAGATCAATGATTTGAAGACACTTACACCAATAAGTGAGGTAGAGGATGCAAAGTGCGAGTGTTGTGGCATGTCCGAAGAGTGCACGCCGGAGTACATAGGCCGCGTTCGCGCCAAATTCTCCGGCAAGTTTGTGTGCGGGTTGTGTTCGGAGGCGGTGAAGGAAGAGTTGGAGAAGAACGGAGGGAAGAAGGAGGAAGCACTGAACTCACACATCAATGCTTGTGTTAGGTTCAACAAGTATGGTAGGGCTTTCCCTGTTTTGTTCCAAGCTGAAGCCATGAAAGCCATGCTGAAGAAGAACAAAATGGAAGGGAGAAGGGCTAAGTCCTTTAACCCTAGGGACACCAACAATGGACCAAAGATAGGATCCATTGCAAGGAGTTCAAGTTGCATTCCTGCAATCACAAGAGAGATCAATGATCTCACTCTTGCAAATTAA